A region of Selenomonadales bacterium 4137-cl DNA encodes the following proteins:
- the trpA gene encoding tryptophan synthase subunit alpha: protein MSKLRDKLTARLAAGGKGLIVYLAAGYPDLAATRRAALAAAEAGADIIEIGIPFSDPIADGPVIQQAATVALQGGLKPADALGLVADLTAASPVPVALMLYINTILQYGPARFAAAAAAAGAAGLIVPDLPLEEAAPLQDTCRSHGLDLIQFIAPTSPPDRIARISSQAGGFLYCVSTTGVTGVQTVDYSRLAPLIADARRASGIPIAIGFGIGSPEAAVAAAAHADAVIVGSAVIERLTAGGPEGVRSLVASIRQALDEAGERS from the coding sequence ATGTCCAAACTCCGGGATAAACTCACCGCCCGCCTCGCCGCCGGCGGCAAAGGCCTCATCGTCTACCTCGCCGCCGGCTACCCCGACCTCGCCGCCACCCGCCGGGCCGCCCTCGCCGCCGCCGAAGCCGGCGCCGACATCATCGAAATCGGCATCCCCTTCTCCGACCCCATCGCCGACGGCCCCGTCATCCAGCAGGCCGCCACCGTCGCCCTCCAGGGCGGCCTCAAACCCGCCGACGCCCTCGGCCTCGTCGCCGACCTCACCGCCGCGAGCCCCGTCCCCGTCGCCCTCATGCTTTACATCAACACCATCCTCCAGTACGGTCCCGCGCGCTTCGCCGCCGCTGCGGCCGCCGCCGGCGCCGCCGGCCTCATCGTCCCCGACCTGCCCCTCGAAGAAGCCGCCCCCCTCCAGGACACCTGCCGCAGCCACGGCCTCGACCTCATCCAATTCATCGCCCCCACCAGCCCGCCCGACCGCATCGCCCGCATCTCGTCCCAGGCCGGCGGCTTCCTCTACTGCGTCTCCACCACCGGCGTCACCGGCGTCCAAACCGTCGACTACAGCCGCCTCGCCCCCCTCATCGCTGACGCCCGCCGTGCCAGCGGCATCCCCATCGCTATCGGCTTCGGCATCGGCAGCCCGGAAGCCGCCGTCGCCGCCGCCGCCCACGCCGACGCCGTCATCGTCGGCAGCGCCGTCATCGAGCGCCTTACCGCCGGCGGCCCGGAAGGCGTCCGCAGCCTCGTAGCCAGCATCCGCCAGGCCCTCGACGAGGCGGGTGAGCGCTCATGA
- the trpB gene encoding tryptophan synthase subunit beta, translating into MPDTNGRYGAYGGRYVPETVMPALIELDDFYRGLKNDPSFQREFAAYLRDYAGRPTLLYHAARLTAHYGRAAVYLKREDLLHTGAHKINNALGQALLARRMGKKRIIAETGAGQHGVACATVAAHFGLECRVFMGKEDMERQHLNVVRMRLLGSEVVPVTSGSGTLKDATSEALRSWVANVRDTHYIIGSVVGPHPYPMLVRDFQSVIGREVRSQAEAAGLKISHIVACVGGGSNAMGSFHPFLHDKSIAKIGVEAAGRGLETDKHAASLTRGRPGVLHGAYSYLLQDDDGQVTEAHSVSAGLDYPGVGPEHSHAKDSGLAAYVAVTDQQALQALARLARLEGIIPALESAHALAYLDELMPATNPGEAVVVCLSGRGDKDVDTVAKTMGGI; encoded by the coding sequence ATGCCTGACACAAACGGACGCTACGGCGCCTACGGCGGCCGGTACGTACCCGAAACCGTCATGCCCGCCCTCATCGAACTCGACGACTTCTATCGCGGCCTCAAAAACGACCCCTCCTTCCAGCGCGAATTCGCCGCCTACCTCCGGGACTACGCCGGCCGGCCCACCCTCCTCTACCACGCCGCCCGCCTCACCGCCCACTACGGCCGGGCCGCCGTCTACCTCAAACGCGAAGACCTCCTGCACACCGGCGCCCACAAAATCAACAACGCCCTCGGCCAGGCCCTCCTCGCCCGCCGCATGGGCAAAAAACGCATCATCGCCGAAACCGGCGCCGGCCAGCACGGCGTCGCCTGCGCCACCGTCGCCGCCCACTTCGGCCTCGAATGCCGCGTCTTCATGGGCAAAGAAGACATGGAACGCCAGCACCTCAACGTCGTCCGCATGCGCCTCCTCGGCAGCGAAGTCGTCCCCGTCACCAGCGGCAGCGGCACCCTCAAAGACGCCACCAGCGAAGCCCTCCGCAGCTGGGTCGCCAACGTCCGCGACACCCACTACATCATCGGCTCCGTCGTCGGCCCCCATCCCTACCCCATGCTCGTCCGCGACTTCCAGTCCGTCATCGGCCGCGAAGTCAGGAGCCAGGCCGAGGCCGCCGGCCTCAAAATCAGCCACATCGTCGCTTGCGTCGGCGGCGGCAGCAACGCCATGGGCAGCTTCCACCCCTTCCTCCACGACAAATCGATCGCCAAAATCGGCGTCGAAGCCGCCGGCCGGGGCCTTGAAACCGACAAACACGCCGCCTCGCTCACCCGGGGACGGCCCGGCGTCCTCCACGGCGCCTACAGCTACCTCCTCCAGGACGACGACGGCCAGGTCACCGAAGCCCACTCCGTCTCCGCCGGCCTCGACTACCCCGGCGTCGGCCCCGAACACTCCCACGCCAAAGACAGCGGCCTCGCCGCCTACGTCGCCGTCACCGACCAACAGGCACTCCAGGCCCTCGCCCGTCTCGCCCGCCTCGAAGGCATCATCCCCGCCTTAGAGAGCGCCCACGCCCTCGCCTACCTGGATGAACTCATGCCGGCGACCAACCCCGGCGAAGCCGTCGTCGTCTGCCTCTCCGGCCGGGGCGACAAAGACGTCGACACCGTAGCGAAAACCATGGGGGGAATATAA
- the trpC gene encoding indole-3-glycerol phosphate synthase TrpC, with protein MLARIVAGIRQEVAARKQTRPLAELQRDTTPRPPAFAKALRAADWALIAECKLASPAKGTLTARHTVPELARIYTAGGAAALSVHTSAPFRGRLEDIAAVRAVSPLPILRKDFIIDEYQLHEARWAGADAVLLIAAILTDAELARFLAVAGELGLDTLVEVHSREELDRVQRTPAPIIGINNRDLTTFTTDIAATFALLPHTDGRRLLVSESGITGGHDARRLKQAGVRGALVGEGLVTAPDILARTRELALAGEPTDAPQPRHTKEEPNNA; from the coding sequence ATGCTCGCCCGCATAGTCGCCGGCATCCGCCAGGAAGTCGCCGCCCGCAAACAAACCCGCCCCCTCGCCGAACTGCAGCGGGACACAACCCCGCGTCCCCCCGCCTTCGCCAAGGCGCTGCGCGCCGCCGACTGGGCCCTCATCGCCGAATGCAAGCTCGCCTCCCCCGCCAAAGGCACCCTCACCGCCCGCCACACCGTCCCCGAGCTTGCCCGCATCTACACCGCCGGCGGCGCCGCCGCCCTCTCCGTCCACACCAGCGCCCCCTTTCGCGGCCGCCTCGAAGACATCGCCGCCGTCCGCGCCGTCAGCCCCCTGCCCATCCTCCGCAAAGACTTTATCATCGACGAATACCAGCTCCACGAAGCCCGCTGGGCCGGCGCCGACGCCGTCCTCCTCATCGCCGCCATCCTCACCGACGCCGAACTCGCCCGCTTCCTCGCCGTCGCCGGCGAACTCGGCCTCGACACCCTCGTCGAAGTCCACAGTCGCGAAGAGCTTGACCGCGTCCAGCGCACCCCCGCCCCCATAATCGGCATCAACAACCGCGACCTCACCACCTTCACCACCGACATAGCCGCCACCTTCGCCCTCCTGCCCCATACCGACGGCCGCCGCCTCCTCGTCAGCGAAAGCGGCATCACCGGCGGCCACGACGCCCGGCGGCTCAAACAGGCCGGCGTCCGCGGCGCCCTCGTGGGCGAAGGCCTCGTCACCGCCCCCGACATCCTCGCCCGCACCCGCGAACTCGCGCTCGCCGGCGAACCGACCGACGCCCCGCAACCCCGACATACAAAGGAGGAACCAAACAATGCCTGA
- a CDS encoding phosphoribosylanthranilate isomerase, with amino-acid sequence MIIKICGITTIDAACAARDAGADLIGFVFAPSRRRVSVAAAAEIARQVAGVGRVGVFVNQPLAVVQDTARRCCLDYVQLHGGEPPAYCRAVGWPIIKAMPVGPGFDPAAAAAAYPAEYILLDSLVPGQAGGTGVAFDWRRASGFTAGLPGPFIVAGGLTPANVGEAIRILRPAGIDVSGGVETAGAKDAAKIRQFVAAARAAQEGGETCSPA; translated from the coding sequence ATTATCATAAAAATCTGCGGCATAACCACCATCGACGCCGCCTGCGCCGCCCGCGACGCCGGCGCCGACCTCATCGGCTTCGTCTTCGCCCCCAGCCGGCGGCGGGTCAGCGTCGCCGCCGCCGCCGAAATCGCCCGCCAAGTCGCTGGCGTCGGCCGCGTCGGCGTATTCGTCAACCAGCCCCTCGCCGTCGTCCAGGACACCGCCCGCCGCTGCTGCCTCGACTACGTCCAGCTCCACGGCGGCGAACCTCCCGCCTACTGCCGCGCGGTCGGCTGGCCGATCATCAAAGCCATGCCCGTCGGCCCCGGCTTCGACCCCGCCGCCGCGGCCGCCGCCTACCCGGCCGAATACATCCTCCTCGACAGCCTCGTACCCGGCCAGGCCGGCGGCACCGGCGTAGCCTTCGACTGGCGGCGGGCCAGCGGCTTCACCGCCGGCCTACCCGGCCCCTTCATCGTCGCCGGCGGCCTCACCCCCGCCAACGTCGGCGAAGCCATCCGCATCCTCAGGCCCGCCGGCATCGACGTCTCCGGCGGCGTCGAAACCGCCGGCGCCAAAGACGCCGCCAAAATCCGCCAATTCGTCGCCGCCGCCCGCGCGGCGCAGGAAGGGGGCGAAACATGCTCGCCCGCATAG
- the trpD gene encoding anthranilate phosphoribosyltransferase: MLRESLGRVAAGHSLSHEEAGRTMAAIMSGEASDAQIGAFLTALKMKGETSEEIAGFAGVMRDFVVAVGASGGDVLDTCGTGGDGRGTFNISTAVALVVAGAGVTVAKHGNHGISSACGSADVLAALGVRVDLPPAAAAAALDTLGISFLYAPLYHPAMRHVAKSRRELGFRTVFNLLGPLTNPAGAARQLIGVYDPALTDKVAEVLLRLGTKRAMVVHSLDGLDEISAAAPTKIAEVVNGQVKSYLLDPADYGFRGDSSLYRGGAPDDNAAIILGILRGQKDGRRDIVLLNAAAALVVAGKAGSLREGLALAAASVDSGAALGRLEALRRFGADYREGLPLS; the protein is encoded by the coding sequence ATGCTCAGAGAATCCCTCGGCCGGGTGGCGGCCGGACACAGCCTGTCGCACGAAGAAGCCGGCCGCACCATGGCCGCCATCATGTCCGGCGAAGCCAGCGACGCCCAGATCGGCGCCTTCCTCACCGCCCTCAAAATGAAAGGCGAGACCAGCGAAGAGATCGCCGGCTTCGCCGGCGTCATGCGCGACTTCGTCGTCGCCGTCGGCGCCAGCGGCGGCGACGTCCTCGACACCTGCGGCACCGGCGGCGACGGCCGCGGCACCTTCAACATCTCCACCGCCGTCGCCCTCGTCGTCGCCGGCGCGGGCGTCACCGTCGCCAAGCACGGCAACCACGGCATCTCCAGCGCCTGCGGCAGCGCCGACGTCCTCGCCGCCCTCGGCGTCCGCGTCGATCTCCCGCCCGCCGCGGCCGCCGCCGCCCTCGACACCCTCGGCATCAGCTTCCTCTACGCCCCTCTCTACCATCCCGCCATGCGCCATGTCGCCAAATCGCGGCGCGAGCTCGGCTTCCGCACCGTCTTCAACCTCCTCGGGCCGCTCACCAACCCCGCCGGCGCCGCCCGCCAGCTCATCGGCGTCTACGACCCCGCCCTCACCGACAAAGTCGCCGAAGTCCTTCTCAGGCTCGGCACCAAGCGGGCCATGGTCGTCCACAGCCTCGACGGCCTCGACGAAATCTCCGCCGCCGCCCCCACCAAAATCGCCGAAGTGGTGAACGGCCAAGTCAAATCCTACCTCCTCGACCCCGCCGACTACGGCTTCCGCGGCGACAGCAGCCTCTATCGCGGCGGCGCCCCCGACGACAACGCCGCCATCATCCTCGGCATCCTCCGCGGCCAAAAAGACGGCCGGCGCGACATCGTCCTTCTCAACGCCGCCGCCGCCCTCGTCGTCGCCGGCAAGGCCGGCAGCCTCCGCGAAGGCCTCGCCCTCGCCGCCGCCAGCGTCGACAGCGGCGCCGCCCTCGGCCGGCTGGAGGCCCTCCGCCGCTTCGGAGCCGACTACAGGGAGGGATTACCATTATCATAA
- a CDS encoding homocysteine biosynthesis protein, which yields MAKKTFAEINEKIKKGEAVVLTAEEVVAMADEQGLKATAEKVDVVTTATFGPMCSSGAFLNFGHSDPPIKMAKVWLNQVPAYTGIAAVDAYIGATELAEGRDDYGGAHVIEELVAGKSVRLKAIAQGTDCYPRKELEGYISRESINEAFLFNPRNAYQNYGAATNSTGRILYTYMGMLLPKFGNVTYSTAGQLSPLLNDPYLRTIGVGTRIFLGGTQGYVAWHGTQHNPSKARGENGVPVGGAGTLSLIGDLKAMTTEYLKAAVFKNYGVSMFVGVGIPIPMLDEDMARFVTVRDREIKTTLLDYGVPGRSRPTLKVVDYAELKSGFVELNGRKVRTAPLSSIYKARQIAATLKEWIERGEFMLQEPAAPLPADATVKPLDVKELD from the coding sequence ATGGCCAAAAAGACGTTTGCCGAGATCAATGAGAAGATCAAAAAGGGCGAAGCGGTGGTGCTGACGGCCGAGGAGGTTGTCGCCATGGCGGACGAACAGGGCCTGAAGGCGACGGCGGAGAAGGTGGATGTGGTGACGACCGCGACCTTCGGGCCGATGTGCTCGTCAGGGGCGTTCCTGAATTTCGGCCACAGCGACCCGCCGATCAAGATGGCGAAGGTGTGGCTCAATCAGGTGCCGGCGTATACTGGGATCGCGGCGGTGGACGCGTATATCGGCGCGACCGAGCTGGCCGAGGGCCGCGATGACTACGGCGGCGCGCATGTGATCGAGGAGCTGGTGGCCGGGAAAAGCGTGCGCCTGAAGGCGATCGCCCAGGGGACGGACTGCTACCCCCGCAAGGAGCTGGAGGGGTATATCAGCCGGGAGAGCATCAACGAGGCGTTCCTGTTCAATCCCCGCAACGCGTACCAGAACTATGGGGCGGCGACCAATTCAACCGGGCGCATCCTGTATACGTATATGGGGATGCTGCTGCCGAAGTTCGGCAATGTGACGTATTCGACCGCGGGGCAGCTCAGCCCGCTTTTAAATGACCCGTATCTCAGGACGATCGGCGTGGGAACGCGCATTTTCCTCGGCGGCACGCAGGGGTATGTGGCCTGGCACGGGACGCAGCACAACCCGTCTAAGGCGCGGGGCGAGAACGGCGTGCCGGTGGGCGGCGCGGGGACGCTCAGCCTGATCGGCGACCTGAAGGCGATGACGACCGAGTACCTGAAGGCGGCGGTGTTCAAGAATTACGGGGTGAGCATGTTCGTGGGGGTGGGCATCCCCATCCCGATGCTCGACGAGGATATGGCCCGCTTCGTGACGGTGCGCGACCGGGAGATTAAGACGACGCTGTTGGATTACGGGGTGCCGGGGCGCAGCCGGCCGACGCTGAAGGTGGTCGATTACGCGGAGCTGAAGTCGGGCTTCGTGGAGCTGAACGGCCGCAAGGTGCGGACGGCGCCGCTGTCGAGCATTTATAAGGCAAGGCAGATTGCGGCGACGCTGAAAGAGTGGATCGAGCGGGGCGAGTTTATGCTCCAGGAGCCGGCGGCGCCGCTGCCGGCCGACGCGACGGTGAAGCCGCTGGATGTAAAGGAGTTGGACTGA
- a CDS encoding 4Fe-4S binding protein yields MVKERFTFVFSPETYDKPITYHLVKDFDLKLNILRAEITPGEEGHLLAEIEGEEDNLRRALEFLAAEGIEVIPTHRQVTVRQEECVHCGACTAVCFSGALAMNREEWKMEFRPEKCIVCGLCIEACPLRIISVGFGGGKAGEA; encoded by the coding sequence ATGGTGAAGGAGCGTTTCACGTTCGTTTTTTCGCCCGAGACTTACGATAAGCCGATCACGTACCACCTGGTGAAGGATTTCGACCTCAAGCTCAACATCCTGCGGGCGGAGATCACCCCCGGCGAGGAGGGGCACCTGCTGGCCGAGATCGAGGGCGAGGAGGATAATCTGCGCCGAGCGCTCGAATTCCTGGCGGCGGAGGGGATCGAGGTCATCCCCACCCACCGGCAGGTGACGGTGCGGCAGGAGGAGTGCGTCCACTGCGGGGCGTGCACGGCGGTGTGCTTCTCGGGGGCGCTGGCGATGAACCGCGAGGAGTGGAAGATGGAGTTCCGTCCGGAGAAGTGCATCGTGTGCGGGCTGTGCATCGAGGCGTGCCCGCTCAGAATCATCAGCGTGGGCTTCGGCGGCGGCAAGGCCGGAGAGGCGTGA
- a CDS encoding UPF0280 family protein: MKSAAYEPRRYRDGMAGPGFKTFTVSHLETDLWVAVTADAPPEAEEAARVAMLEARRELEVYIATDRAFLTALAPYEPQTGCPALIRAMADAAALAGTGPMAAVAGAVSAYVGRRLEELFGLAEVIVENGGDIYLRSSVPRKIAIYAGASPLSNKLAITLSPTLSPLGICTSSGTVGHSLSLGKADAATVLAKDAATADAYATALGNRVQGPQDIDAALAWAAASPEVLGAVVIAGDKVGAVGDVELAPYCGE; the protein is encoded by the coding sequence ATGAAATCGGCCGCCTACGAGCCGCGCCGCTACCGGGACGGTATGGCCGGCCCCGGATTCAAGACGTTTACGGTGAGCCACCTGGAGACCGACCTGTGGGTGGCGGTGACGGCTGACGCCCCGCCGGAAGCCGAGGAGGCGGCGCGGGTGGCGATGCTGGAGGCACGGCGCGAGCTTGAGGTGTATATCGCGACCGACCGGGCGTTTCTGACGGCGCTGGCGCCGTACGAGCCGCAGACCGGCTGCCCGGCGCTCATCCGCGCGATGGCGGACGCGGCGGCTTTGGCCGGCACGGGGCCGATGGCGGCGGTAGCCGGGGCGGTGAGCGCCTATGTCGGCCGCCGGCTGGAGGAGCTTTTCGGCCTCGCGGAGGTAATCGTCGAGAACGGCGGCGACATCTACCTGCGGTCGAGCGTGCCGCGGAAGATCGCCATCTACGCCGGGGCGTCGCCGCTGTCGAACAAGCTGGCGATCACCCTCTCCCCCACCCTCTCCCCTCTCGGTATCTGCACCTCGTCGGGGACGGTGGGCCACTCGCTCAGCCTCGGCAAAGCGGACGCCGCCACCGTGCTGGCCAAGGACGCGGCGACGGCGGACGCGTACGCGACAGCACTCGGCAACCGCGTCCAGGGGCCGCAGGATATCGACGCCGCCCTCGCCTGGGCCGCCGCCTCCCCGGAGGTGCTGGGGGCGGTGGTGATCGCGGGGGATAAGGTCGGCGCGGTCGGCGATGTTGAGCTTGCGCCGTATTGCGGTGAATAA